In Candidatus Leptovillus gracilis, one DNA window encodes the following:
- a CDS encoding helix-turn-helix domain-containing protein, translating into MNDTDDKTRQISMTEAADLYGFSRRYFSALAKKGRLRAIRIGRSWVTTPADVEEYIRTREQKGAYRADIGNHE; encoded by the coding sequence GTGAACGACACCGACGACAAAACTCGCCAGATTTCTATGACTGAAGCAGCTGACTTGTATGGATTTAGTCGGCGCTATTTCAGTGCGTTGGCTAAAAAAGGGCGGCTGCGGGCTATTCGTATTGGGCGTAGTTGGGTTACAACTCCCGCTGATGTTGAGGAATACATTCGTACACGCGAGCAAAAAGGCGCATACCGTGCCGATATAGGAAATCACGAGTGA
- a CDS encoding DUF433 domain-containing protein yields the protein METVQSINLISTNPRVRNGRPCVAGTTIEIATIATAKVVGGQEPEEIAADLELSLSQVYAALAYYYDHKAAIDATIQRHRQLALSMKEARVGSRHQPLIV from the coding sequence ATGGAAACGGTGCAAAGTATTAATCTGATTAGCACAAATCCGCGCGTGCGCAACGGTCGTCCTTGTGTCGCCGGCACAACCATCGAGATTGCCACAATTGCCACGGCCAAGGTAGTAGGCGGGCAAGAGCCAGAAGAGATAGCGGCTGATTTAGAATTGTCATTATCACAGGTATATGCAGCGCTGGCTTATTACTACGACCACAAAGCGGCGATTGACGCCACTATTCAGCGCCACCGCCAATTAGCCCTTTCCATGAAGGAGGCTCGCGTTGGAAGCCGCCATCAGCCGTTGATTGTATAA
- a CDS encoding DUF2281 domain-containing protein produces the protein MMIETAVLTRLRRLPYSQKQEVLNFVEFLEAKLASVETQQTHHLDAAARALLSDYESDLELTAFTALDSEFDEHRR, from the coding sequence ATGATGATAGAAACGGCCGTTTTGACCAGATTACGCCGACTACCCTATTCCCAAAAACAGGAAGTGCTGAACTTTGTGGAGTTTTTGGAGGCGAAGCTGGCGTCCGTCGAAACACAACAAACCCACCATCTGGACGCCGCTGCCCGGGCCTTGTTGAGCGATTACGAATCCGACCTGGAACTAACAGCTTTCACCGCACTCGATAGCGAATTTGATGAACACCGACGATAA
- a CDS encoding SAM-dependent DNA methyltransferase, giving the protein MAQSGNNSNGFEQTLWATADKLRGHLDAAEYKHVVLGLIFLKYISDAFHVLYDDLAARAETDYTDPEYRDEYTAENVFWVPQEARWPALQAQAKSPEIGLRIDEAMAAIERENPRLKGTLPQDYARPELDKRRLGELIDLISTIAMRSGDVLGQVYEYFLGQFASAEGKKGGEFYTPASIVKLLVAMLEPYRGRVYDPCCGSGGMFVQSKRFVAAHGGRVGDISVYGQESNPTTWKLCRMNLAIHHIDSNLGPHHADTFHHDLHPDLKADFILANPPFNISDWGGNLLAEDKRWQYGAPPTGNANYAWLQHMIHHLAPNGRAGIVLANGSMSSQQSGEGEIRRKLAQADLVECMVALPPQLFYNTQIPACLWFLARRKAAGRQGQTLFIDARELGQMVDRTRRELSDDDIDRIAATFHAWRNNEDGYEDEPGFCKSAMLAEIAAHDFVLTPGRYVGAADVADDGEPFEEKVERLSLLLKKQFSESYRLQETILESLNELL; this is encoded by the coding sequence ATGGCACAATCTGGCAACAACAGCAATGGCTTCGAGCAAACCCTTTGGGCAACCGCTGACAAGCTGCGCGGCCACCTCGACGCCGCCGAGTACAAGCACGTTGTCCTCGGTCTGATTTTCCTCAAATACATCTCCGACGCCTTCCACGTCCTTTATGATGATCTGGCCGCCCGCGCTGAAACCGACTACACCGATCCCGAATACCGCGATGAATACACCGCCGAAAATGTCTTTTGGGTTCCGCAAGAGGCACGCTGGCCCGCGTTGCAAGCGCAGGCCAAAAGCCCAGAGATTGGGCTGCGCATTGATGAGGCGATGGCGGCCATCGAGCGGGAAAACCCGCGCCTGAAAGGGACGCTGCCCCAGGATTACGCCCGCCCGGAATTGGATAAACGCCGCCTGGGTGAACTGATTGACCTGATCAGCACCATCGCCATGCGCTCCGGCGATGTGTTGGGGCAGGTGTATGAGTATTTCCTCGGCCAGTTTGCCAGCGCCGAGGGTAAGAAGGGGGGCGAGTTCTATACCCCGGCCTCCATCGTCAAGCTGTTGGTGGCGATGCTGGAACCGTATCGGGGGCGCGTCTATGACCCTTGTTGCGGGTCTGGCGGCATGTTTGTGCAGTCGAAGCGATTTGTCGCGGCGCATGGTGGGCGCGTGGGCGACATTTCCGTTTACGGGCAGGAGTCGAACCCTACCACCTGGAAGCTCTGCCGCATGAATCTGGCGATTCACCATATTGACAGCAATCTCGGCCCCCATCACGCCGACACCTTTCACCATGATCTGCACCCCGACCTGAAAGCGGATTTCATCCTCGCCAATCCTCCTTTCAACATCAGCGATTGGGGCGGCAACTTGCTGGCGGAGGATAAGCGCTGGCAGTATGGCGCGCCGCCGACGGGCAATGCCAACTATGCCTGGTTGCAGCATATGATTCACCATCTCGCGCCGAACGGCCGTGCCGGAATCGTCCTGGCGAATGGCTCTATGTCTTCGCAGCAGAGCGGGGAGGGGGAGATTCGGCGTAAGCTGGCGCAGGCGGATTTGGTGGAGTGCATGGTGGCGCTGCCACCGCAGTTGTTCTACAACACGCAAATTCCCGCCTGCCTCTGGTTTTTGGCGCGGCGCAAAGCAGCCGGGCGGCAGGGGCAAACGCTGTTCATTGATGCGCGGGAGTTGGGGCAGATGGTAGATCGCACCCGCCGCGAACTGAGCGACGACGACATTGACCGCATTGCCGCCACTTTCCACGCCTGGCGCAACAACGAAGATGGTTATGAGGATGAACCCGGCTTTTGCAAAAGCGCGATGCTGGCGGAGATTGCCGCCCATGACTTTGTGCTGACACCCGGCCGTTACGTGGGCGCGGCTGATGTGGCGGATGATGGGGAGCCGTTCGAGGAGAAGGTAGAGCGGTTAAGTTTGCTCTTGAAAAAACAGTTCAGCGAATCTTATCGATTGCAAGAAACGATTTTAGAATCTTTAAACGAGTTGTTATGA
- a CDS encoding restriction endonuclease subunit S, which yields MNPESPVEWIYRPLRECGQWLSGGTPSKSNENYWGGEIPWISAKSMHDFFVHDSKEHVTEEGSKNGTRLVPRDTILFVVRGMSLAQEFRIGITQRPVTFNQDLKAIIPTKDILPMFLAYVLKSNIPKVMALVDEASHGTRRLTTDAISQLYVPIPSLSEQERIISTIRVFDDKIELNRQMNATLEEMARALFKSWFVDFDPVRRNQAGQPSQPYDHLFPGRLVVGENGRELPEGWQIKPLDEIASYQNGLALQKYPPEGEEYLPVIKIRELRQGFVDDNSNQASPHITESCVLYDGDVVFSWSGSLLVDLWCGGKGALNQHLFKVTSEHYPKWFYYYWTEHHLDEFQRIAAGKATTMGHIQRKHLSSAETAVPPTDLLLDTMTQIMEPIVEQMITNRIESRTLADLRDTLLPRLMSGQLRVPVHNISSG from the coding sequence ATGAATCCGGAAAGCCCTGTTGAGTGGATTTACCGTCCTTTAAGAGAATGCGGTCAGTGGCTCTCAGGCGGTACTCCAAGCAAGTCCAATGAAAACTATTGGGGCGGCGAAATTCCATGGATAAGTGCGAAAAGTATGCATGACTTTTTTGTTCATGACTCCAAAGAGCATGTTACTGAGGAAGGGAGTAAAAATGGGACACGACTAGTGCCGAGAGACACCATACTTTTTGTGGTTCGTGGGATGAGCCTCGCACAAGAATTCCGAATTGGTATTACACAAAGGCCAGTTACATTTAACCAAGATTTGAAGGCGATCATTCCGACAAAAGATATTCTCCCGATGTTTCTTGCTTACGTCCTAAAAAGTAACATCCCTAAAGTAATGGCGTTAGTCGATGAAGCAAGTCATGGAACGAGACGGCTAACTACTGATGCTATATCTCAATTATATGTCCCTATACCTTCCCTATCTGAACAAGAACGTATTATCAGTACAATTCGCGTCTTCGATGACAAAATAGAACTAAACCGGCAAATGAACGCCACGCTGGAAGAGATGGCCCGCGCCCTGTTCAAGTCCTGGTTTGTGGACTTCGACCCGGTGCGCCGCAACCAGGCCGGGCAGCCCAGCCAGCCCTATGACCATTTGTTTCCGGGGAGATTGGTGGTGGGGGAAAACGGCCGTGAGCTGCCAGAAGGCTGGCAAATTAAACCACTTGACGAAATAGCCAGCTATCAAAACGGCCTTGCCTTGCAAAAGTATCCACCAGAAGGGGAGGAATACCTGCCAGTTATTAAAATTCGGGAATTGCGTCAGGGATTTGTAGACGACAATAGCAACCAAGCCTCACCCCATATTACAGAATCGTGTGTTTTGTACGATGGGGATGTTGTTTTTTCCTGGTCAGGCAGTTTATTGGTTGATTTATGGTGCGGCGGCAAAGGCGCACTGAATCAGCATCTTTTCAAAGTTACATCAGAGCATTATCCCAAGTGGTTTTATTATTACTGGACAGAACACCACCTGGATGAATTTCAGCGAATTGCAGCCGGTAAAGCAACAACAATGGGGCATATTCAAAGGAAACACCTGTCATCAGCAGAAACGGCCGTGCCGCCCACTGATTTACTACTTGACACCATGACCCAGATAATGGAACCGATCGTTGAGCAAATGATTACAAACCGCATTGAATCCCGCACCCTCGCCGACCTGCGCGACACCCTTCTCCCCCGCCTCATGTCCGGCCAACTCCGCGTTCCTGTCCATAATATTTCAAGTGGATAA
- a CDS encoding type I restriction endonuclease subunit R: MTNLNEATAELAALEWLAEIGYATVFGPNIAPGEPAAERSSYQQVILRARLRAALARINPHIPTTALDDAIRQVERSDNPHLVSSNHACHRLLIEGVDVSYSHNGKIKYDKVWLLDYDNAANNEWTAVNQFTVHDVNPISHAKTNRRPDIVLFINGLPLAIIELKNPTDEEATLEKAFNQLQTYKADIPSLLRFNEGLVISDGTYARLGTLTAGWEWFKQWRTIDGDTLALATQPELEVLLKGAFAPHRFLDRLRYFTVFEVDGPHIAKKTAAYHQYHAVNKAITQSVRAAAQDGDQKVGIVWHTQGSGKSLTMLFYAGKVIQQAALANPTLVVLTDRNDLDDQLFGTFASGQELLRQTPIQADSREHLQELLQVSSGGVIFTTIQKFRPEGRNNAYPQLSFRRNIIFIADEAHRSQYGFEARLVKAREQAAAYLAYGFAKYVRDALPHASFIGFTGTPIESDDISTPQVFGDYIDVYDIQRAVADKATVPIYYEARLAKLRLREEVRPILDPEFEEITEGEEEEAREKLKSKWSALEAMVGTEERLTQVAADIVAHFAQRQAAMLNVGISGGKGMIVGMSRRICVDLYNHIIQLRPDWHNDHDDAGVVKVVMTGSASDPAGYQPHIRNKPRRKALAERFKDPADPLKLVIVRDMWLTGFDAPPLHTMYLDKPMRGHGLMQAIARVNRVYKEKPGGLIVDYLGIATDLKEAMASYTLREEAPVYELGEDGRPASPIEQAAAFMESQVEVVRQFFHRFDTSPFFHGLPAQRLAIIPLAMEHVLGQEEGKKRFMTAVTRLSSAFALAMPHDKAVAIRDEVAFYQAVRAGFAKLSPSGSKSQFEIDAAIQQLVSQAVAAPQVINIFDAAGLKTPDISILSGQFLAEIQQMPHKNLALEMLRKLLNDEIRARMGKNVVQARSFEALLTDTLRRYQNRAIDTAEVITELIAIAQEMQAAQQRGEKLGLSEEELAFYDALADNASAVAVMGNEQLAFIAHELIKMLRQTVTVDWTVKQSARAKIRVMVKRILKKYGYPPDMQEKATDTVLEQAERIAADWTAV; this comes from the coding sequence ATGACCAATCTTAACGAAGCCACTGCCGAACTTGCCGCCCTGGAATGGTTAGCCGAAATCGGCTACGCCACAGTCTTCGGCCCAAACATCGCCCCCGGCGAACCCGCCGCCGAGCGCAGCAGCTATCAGCAAGTCATTCTGCGCGCACGACTTCGCGCCGCCCTGGCCCGCATCAACCCCCATATTCCCACCACCGCCCTGGACGACGCCATCCGCCAGGTAGAACGCAGCGACAACCCCCACCTCGTCAGCAGCAACCACGCCTGCCACCGCCTGCTCATCGAAGGCGTAGACGTAAGTTATTCCCACAACGGCAAAATCAAATACGACAAAGTCTGGCTGCTGGACTATGACAACGCGGCGAATAATGAGTGGACGGCCGTTAACCAGTTCACCGTCCACGACGTCAACCCCATCAGCCACGCCAAAACCAACCGCCGCCCCGACATCGTCCTCTTCATCAACGGCCTGCCCCTGGCTATCATCGAGCTAAAAAACCCCACCGACGAAGAGGCCACGCTGGAAAAAGCGTTCAACCAACTGCAAACCTACAAAGCCGACATTCCCAGTCTGCTGCGTTTTAACGAAGGGCTGGTCATCAGCGATGGCACCTATGCCCGCCTGGGCACGCTCACCGCGGGCTGGGAATGGTTCAAACAGTGGCGCACCATTGACGGCGATACCCTGGCCCTGGCGACGCAGCCAGAACTGGAAGTGCTGCTCAAAGGAGCGTTTGCCCCCCACCGCTTCCTCGACCGGCTGCGCTACTTCACCGTCTTTGAGGTGGATGGGCCGCATATTGCCAAGAAAACGGCCGCTTACCACCAATATCACGCCGTCAACAAAGCCATCACCCAAAGCGTCCGCGCCGCCGCGCAAGATGGCGACCAGAAAGTGGGCATCGTCTGGCACACCCAGGGCAGCGGCAAAAGCCTGACTATGCTCTTCTACGCCGGCAAAGTCATCCAGCAGGCCGCCCTCGCCAATCCCACCCTCGTCGTCCTCACCGACCGCAACGACCTGGATGACCAGCTATTCGGCACCTTCGCCAGCGGTCAGGAACTGCTGCGGCAGACGCCCATCCAGGCCGATAGCCGCGAGCATCTACAAGAACTGCTGCAAGTCTCCTCCGGCGGCGTTATCTTCACCACCATTCAGAAATTCCGCCCCGAAGGGCGCAACAACGCTTATCCCCAGCTTTCCTTCCGGCGCAACATCATCTTCATCGCCGATGAAGCCCACCGCAGCCAGTACGGCTTCGAGGCGCGGCTGGTAAAGGCCAGAGAGCAGGCCGCCGCTTACCTGGCCTACGGCTTCGCCAAATACGTGCGCGATGCTCTGCCCCACGCCTCCTTCATCGGCTTCACCGGTACGCCCATCGAATCCGACGACATCAGCACGCCGCAGGTTTTCGGCGATTACATAGACGTGTACGACATCCAACGCGCCGTCGCCGACAAGGCCACTGTGCCCATCTACTACGAAGCGCGGCTGGCAAAACTGCGGCTGCGCGAAGAAGTGCGTCCCATCCTCGACCCCGAATTCGAGGAAATCACCGAGGGTGAGGAAGAAGAAGCCCGCGAAAAGCTGAAAAGCAAATGGTCGGCGCTGGAAGCGATGGTGGGCACGGAAGAACGGCTAACGCAGGTAGCAGCCGACATCGTGGCCCATTTTGCTCAGCGCCAGGCAGCCATGCTTAACGTCGGCATCAGCGGCGGCAAAGGCATGATCGTCGGCATGAGCCGTCGCATCTGCGTAGACCTGTACAATCACATTATCCAACTGCGCCCCGACTGGCACAACGACCATGACGACGCGGGCGTGGTGAAGGTGGTGATGACCGGTTCGGCCAGCGACCCAGCCGGCTACCAGCCCCACATCCGCAACAAACCACGCCGCAAGGCGTTGGCCGAGCGCTTCAAGGACCCGGCCGACCCCCTGAAGCTGGTCATCGTGCGCGACATGTGGCTGACAGGCTTCGACGCGCCGCCGCTGCACACCATGTACCTGGACAAGCCGATGCGCGGCCATGGGCTGATGCAGGCCATCGCCCGCGTCAACCGCGTCTACAAGGAGAAGCCGGGTGGCCTCATCGTAGACTACCTGGGTATTGCCACCGACCTGAAAGAGGCGATGGCGAGTTACACCCTGCGCGAAGAAGCGCCGGTTTATGAATTGGGGGAAGACGGCCGTCCTGCCTCACCCATCGAGCAGGCCGCGGCCTTCATGGAAAGCCAGGTAGAGGTGGTGCGCCAGTTCTTCCACCGGTTTGACACGTCGCCATTCTTTCACGGCTTACCCGCCCAGCGACTCGCCATCATTCCCCTGGCGATGGAGCATGTGTTGGGGCAGGAGGAGGGCAAGAAGCGGTTTATGACGGCCGTGACCCGCCTCTCCAGCGCCTTTGCTCTGGCGATGCCCCATGACAAAGCGGTTGCCATCCGCGACGAAGTGGCCTTTTACCAGGCGGTGCGCGCCGGCTTTGCCAAGCTCTCCCCGTCGGGGAGTAAATCGCAATTTGAAATAGACGCCGCCATTCAGCAGTTGGTCTCCCAGGCGGTGGCCGCGCCGCAGGTGATCAACATCTTCGACGCCGCTGGGCTGAAAACGCCGGACATCTCCATCCTCTCCGGCCAATTCCTGGCCGAAATACAGCAGATGCCGCACAAAAACCTGGCCCTGGAGATGCTGCGCAAGCTGCTCAACGACGAAATCCGGGCGCGCATGGGCAAGAACGTGGTGCAGGCCCGCTCCTTTGAGGCGCTGCTGACGGACACGCTGCGCCGTTACCAAAACCGCGCCATTGATACGGCCGAAGTCATCACGGAACTAATCGCCATCGCCCAGGAAATGCAGGCGGCCCAACAACGCGGTGAGAAGCTGGGCCTGAGCGAGGAGGAACTGGCCTTCTACGACGCCCTGGCCGACAATGCCAGCGCCGTGGCAGTGATGGGTAATGAGCAGTTGGCCTTCATCGCTCACGAGTTGATTAAGATGCTGCGCCAGACGGTGACGGTGGACTGGACGGTGAAGCAGAGCGCCCGCGCCAAAATCCGGGTGATGGTGAAGCGCATTTTGAAGAAGTATGGCTATCCGCCAGACATGCAGGAAAAGGCGACGGACACGGTACTGGAACAGGCTGAACGAATTGCGGCGGATTGGACGGCCGTGTGA
- a CDS encoding helix-turn-helix transcriptional regulator, which yields MSTAKNLENLGAKLKAIRKHLGYSQEDMATAVGKTGKSRRSRVHEWEKGLREPELSCLSAYARLAGISADDLLDDSVELRL from the coding sequence ATGTCTACAGCCAAGAATCTCGAGAATTTGGGCGCCAAACTCAAAGCAATTCGCAAACACTTGGGCTATAGCCAGGAAGATATGGCAACCGCTGTGGGTAAAACGGGTAAGTCCCGCCGGTCACGGGTGCATGAGTGGGAGAAAGGGCTGCGGGAGCCAGAACTTTCATGTTTATCTGCCTATGCCCGGCTGGCGGGGATCTCCGCCGACGATCTGCTTGATGACAGTGTGGAACTTCGTTTGTGA
- a CDS encoding queuine/other tRNA-ribosyltransferase produces the protein MQFYLPNFEDLVDPEYDFEKDDYSPKRKRNGRFQHDQYAHEFFTEPIFDGMLVSKTVVTPSVEQRIQTSGNVHRFFRLAEQVPVMGDCGAFSYWDKEEPPYTVAEILDYYEVMGFTYGVALDHLIFPTMSEAERDRRLKITLDNAQEFLRKRNDYDYKVIPVGIAQGWDADSRAGSIRQLLDIGYSHLAIGGMARSKDQEIIQTLQAIHPILQENQCVQMLHLFGVARLSLISDFIRYGVTSADSASPMRRAFLGTSQDNYWTVGEERYAAIRVPEVKEGGARKRGVDSTGEVAAKNGMTVIKMKEMEQEALRLLRDYDAGIAELEETLTAVLAYDQLHGDKRKHEAAYRRTLADKAWQKCNCSICKKWGIEVIIFRGNNRNRRRGFHNAYVFYQQFQGRVKSESSNAGATQLKSIP, from the coding sequence ATGCAATTCTATCTACCGAACTTTGAAGACCTTGTTGATCCGGAATACGATTTTGAGAAGGATGACTATTCACCAAAACGGAAACGAAACGGCCGTTTCCAGCACGACCAATATGCCCATGAATTTTTCACAGAACCAATCTTTGACGGAATGCTCGTTTCCAAAACAGTTGTGACGCCCTCTGTAGAACAGCGCATACAAACGAGTGGGAATGTCCACCGCTTTTTCCGTTTGGCAGAACAAGTTCCGGTAATGGGTGACTGTGGCGCATTCTCCTATTGGGATAAAGAAGAGCCACCGTATACCGTAGCCGAAATCCTCGATTACTATGAAGTGATGGGCTTTACCTATGGTGTAGCCCTGGACCATCTCATCTTTCCCACCATGTCCGAAGCAGAAAGAGATCGCCGCCTAAAAATCACTCTTGATAATGCGCAGGAGTTTCTGAGGAAACGCAACGACTATGACTACAAAGTCATCCCTGTGGGGATTGCGCAGGGGTGGGATGCCGATTCGCGTGCAGGTAGTATCCGGCAGTTATTAGATATCGGCTATAGCCATCTGGCTATCGGTGGCATGGCACGCAGCAAAGACCAGGAAATCATCCAAACGTTGCAAGCAATCCATCCCATTCTGCAAGAAAACCAGTGCGTACAAATGTTACACCTGTTCGGGGTTGCTCGACTATCACTGATTTCGGATTTCATTCGCTATGGAGTCACAAGCGCTGACAGCGCCTCGCCCATGCGCCGGGCGTTTCTTGGTACAAGCCAGGACAACTACTGGACAGTAGGCGAAGAACGTTATGCAGCCATTCGAGTTCCAGAGGTAAAGGAAGGAGGGGCCAGAAAGCGCGGCGTAGACTCCACCGGTGAAGTTGCAGCCAAAAATGGCATGACAGTAATCAAAATGAAGGAAATGGAGCAGGAAGCATTGCGCCTGTTGCGTGACTATGATGCCGGAATTGCGGAGTTAGAGGAGACATTAACGGCCGTTCTTGCCTATGACCAGCTTCATGGCGACAAAAGGAAACATGAAGCAGCCTACCGGCGCACACTTGCCGACAAAGCATGGCAGAAGTGTAACTGCTCCATTTGTAAGAAATGGGGAATCGAAGTCATTATCTTTCGCGGCAACAATCGAAATAGACGTCGTGGATTTCATAATGCCTATGTCTTTTACCAACAATTTCAAGGGCGTGTAAAAAGCGAGAGTTCCAATGCAGGAGCTACACAGTTGAAGTCTATTCCCTGA